The following proteins are co-located in the Haloarcula marismortui ATCC 43049 genome:
- a CDS encoding SIR2 family protein, with protein sequence MQRAYLDYKSEMENRIEACISELKSQPILFVGTGLSIRYFGAPNWTELLRKISEISAIERDYEFYEQTKNNEREIAEEFAQMYNEWAWNSSEDGGKDQFPPWLFDGDAPEDIYLKYEVANLIRNLTPSSISDLSNRNKEEIELLKDIQPHAVITTNYDTFLEDFIFQDYERVIGQRLIEEPFANIGEIFKIHGCVTRPSEIVLTESDFTDFDETKNYLSAKLLTFFTEHPVLIVGYRPNDPNVKKILSDVKSAIETSDRQPNIFLVDWESDIPESGNFNQERLIDLGDGDQMTVNYIIADDFDWVFDAFSGGGEIKGVNSKLLRKLLNNTYDIVREEAPRREIAFSELESVADNKDNLLNIFGISPLDGEDGSVGNSTNPSSIAEAGVPVGQIISDEDVDNLDDILTVAVESWNQYDVLMEHREAIYTFYKQRRELELTNEKIDFLYRSSIINNVQGSEWLIRYEGDIDNLLTNMHSILNGRNIANLERNLLILGKSEHISDICDTELADSSYSNAERYLELCEEPLETRVREYVGESIRFQDTDYSVDDLLSGNESIINLLDDIVDSLIADDQGPTRRAFRNIELVRIANSPLGQN encoded by the coding sequence ATGCAACGTGCCTATCTGGATTATAAGTCGGAAATGGAGAATCGAATAGAGGCCTGTATTAGTGAATTAAAATCTCAGCCTATTTTGTTTGTTGGGACAGGACTATCAATCAGATACTTTGGTGCACCTAATTGGACCGAGTTACTGAGAAAAATCTCTGAAATCAGCGCGATTGAACGAGATTATGAATTCTATGAGCAAACAAAAAACAATGAGAGGGAAATTGCAGAAGAATTTGCTCAAATGTATAATGAATGGGCATGGAACAGCAGCGAGGATGGAGGAAAAGACCAATTTCCACCTTGGTTATTTGATGGGGATGCTCCCGAAGATATCTATCTGAAATATGAAGTTGCAAACTTAATTCGAAATTTAACCCCATCTTCCATCTCGGATTTGTCCAATCGTAACAAAGAAGAGATAGAATTATTAAAGGATATCCAACCTCATGCCGTTATAACCACAAATTACGACACATTTCTGGAAGATTTCATCTTTCAAGATTATGAAAGAGTTATTGGACAACGGCTGATTGAGGAACCTTTTGCTAATATTGGAGAAATATTCAAAATCCATGGTTGTGTTACCCGACCATCAGAGATTGTCCTCACTGAGTCTGATTTTACTGACTTTGATGAAACGAAGAATTATCTGAGTGCAAAACTATTAACATTCTTCACAGAACATCCCGTCCTAATTGTAGGATACCGTCCTAACGACCCGAATGTAAAAAAGATCTTGTCAGATGTCAAATCTGCAATAGAAACGTCTGATCGACAGCCAAATATTTTCCTGGTAGATTGGGAGAGTGATATTCCTGAAAGTGGTAATTTTAATCAAGAGAGACTGATTGACTTGGGAGATGGTGATCAAATGACGGTCAATTATATTATTGCTGATGATTTTGACTGGGTTTTCGATGCCTTTTCTGGAGGCGGTGAAATAAAAGGAGTAAACTCTAAACTACTCAGGAAACTTCTGAACAATACGTACGATATCGTTCGTGAGGAAGCTCCACGGAGAGAAATTGCATTTAGTGAGTTAGAATCAGTCGCAGATAACAAAGACAATCTGTTGAATATCTTTGGAATTTCACCTTTGGATGGTGAAGATGGTAGTGTTGGTAATAGTACAAACCCATCGAGTATCGCTGAAGCGGGAGTTCCTGTTGGACAAATTATTAGTGATGAAGATGTAGATAATTTAGATGATATATTAACAGTCGCAGTTGAAAGTTGGAACCAATATGATGTCTTGATGGAACATCGAGAAGCTATCTATACCTTCTATAAGCAGAGAAGAGAACTAGAATTGACAAATGAAAAAATAGATTTTCTATATCGAAGTAGTATAATTAATAATGTACAGGGTTCAGAATGGCTCATACGATACGAAGGAGATATTGATAACCTATTGACAAATATGCATAGTATTCTTAATGGACGAAATATTGCAAACCTAGAGCGAAATTTACTGATTTTAGGGAAATCTGAGCATATTTCTGACATTTGTGATACTGAATTAGCGGATTCAAGTTATTCAAACGCCGAGAGATATCTAGAACTCTGCGAAGAACCTCTTGAAACAAGAGTTCGAGAGTATGTTGGTGAATCTATAAGATTCCAAGATACTGACTATTCTGTTGACGACCTGTTGTCCGGGAATGAGAGTATTATAAACCTTTTAGATGATATCGTTGATTCCCTGATCGCTGACGATCAAGGACCTACTCGTAGGGCTTTCAGAAACATTGAATTAGTCAGAATTGCAAATTCACCACTAGGGCAAAATTAA
- a CDS encoding histone has product MSVELPFAPVDAVIRRNAGGLRVSADAAEELARRIQDHGASLAVTAATEATTDGRKTLMPADFGIEQVPEKDGLELPVAPVDRIARLDIDDDYRVAMDARVALASLLETYADETAAAAAALARHADRRTIKAADVETYFELEQYY; this is encoded by the coding sequence ATGAGTGTCGAGCTACCGTTCGCACCGGTGGATGCGGTCATTCGGCGGAACGCGGGCGGGCTCCGGGTGAGTGCCGACGCTGCGGAGGAACTGGCTCGTCGAATACAGGACCACGGCGCGTCGCTTGCCGTCACGGCAGCCACGGAGGCCACCACGGACGGGCGAAAGACGCTGATGCCGGCCGACTTCGGCATCGAGCAGGTCCCCGAAAAGGACGGCCTCGAACTCCCCGTCGCGCCGGTCGACCGCATCGCACGGCTCGACATCGACGACGACTACCGCGTCGCCATGGATGCTCGCGTCGCGCTCGCGTCTCTCCTCGAAACGTACGCCGACGAAACGGCCGCCGCGGCCGCCGCGTTGGCTCGTCACGCTGACCGCCGGACGATCAAGGCAGCTGACGTTGAAACGTACTTCGAACTCGAACAGTACTACTGA
- a CDS encoding single-stranded DNA binding protein: MGAIEDIYEDLETDVPEEEFREAVEEKVEQMGGLADEETAAMLLAHELNENEVNAIADIEPGMDEVKFLAKVMAIGDLKTFERDDEDEDGRVINVEAADESGSLRLAFWDGQAVDIDEGKLEVGDVLRVKGRPKDGYNGLEVSVDKAEPDEDATIDVEPGAGSSIDALTMGQSDVTLRGLVLDTDSIRTFDRDDGSEGRVSNLTLGDETGRIRVTLWDDRADRADELDAGAAVEIIDGYVRERDGSLELHVGDQGAVDEVEDDVAFEPDADPIAEVELEETADIAGVVRSADPKRTFDRDDGSEGQVRNVRIQDATGDIRVALWGDKADKDIAPGDEVLAADVEIQDGWQDDKEASASWNSTIVVLDDGADLATGGAGGGASAETTDAEHAGLSSFGDEGDDTDADSSGNEAAAVSAGTGDTSPDGGAQSAGQQVEFTGTVVQTGDPVVLDDGEQTMSVETGERVQLGQEITVRGELRDDRLHAEDVF; encoded by the coding sequence ATGGGTGCGATAGAGGACATTTACGAGGACCTAGAGACGGACGTCCCCGAGGAGGAGTTCCGCGAGGCCGTCGAGGAGAAGGTCGAGCAGATGGGAGGGCTCGCCGACGAGGAGACGGCCGCGATGCTGTTGGCCCACGAACTCAACGAGAATGAGGTCAACGCCATCGCCGATATCGAACCTGGGATGGACGAGGTGAAGTTCCTCGCCAAGGTGATGGCCATCGGCGACCTGAAGACCTTTGAACGCGACGACGAGGACGAGGACGGCCGGGTCATCAACGTCGAGGCCGCCGACGAGAGCGGCAGCCTCAGGCTCGCCTTCTGGGACGGTCAGGCCGTCGACATCGACGAGGGGAAACTGGAGGTCGGCGACGTGCTCCGGGTCAAGGGTCGGCCGAAGGACGGCTACAACGGGCTGGAGGTGTCCGTCGACAAGGCAGAGCCGGACGAGGACGCCACAATCGACGTGGAGCCGGGCGCTGGCTCGTCCATCGACGCGCTGACGATGGGACAGTCCGATGTGACGCTGCGCGGGCTCGTGCTTGATACCGATTCGATTCGGACGTTCGACCGCGACGACGGTAGCGAGGGCCGCGTCTCGAACCTCACACTTGGCGACGAGACGGGGCGCATCCGGGTGACGCTGTGGGACGACCGAGCCGACCGCGCCGACGAACTCGATGCGGGCGCGGCCGTCGAAATAATTGACGGCTACGTTCGGGAGCGGGACGGCTCGCTTGAACTCCACGTTGGCGACCAGGGGGCCGTCGACGAAGTGGAAGACGACGTGGCCTTTGAGCCCGACGCCGACCCAATCGCAGAGGTCGAACTCGAAGAGACGGCCGATATTGCTGGCGTCGTGCGCTCGGCCGACCCCAAGCGGACGTTCGACCGCGACGACGGCAGCGAGGGGCAAGTCCGGAACGTCCGCATTCAGGACGCCACCGGCGACATCCGCGTGGCGCTGTGGGGCGACAAGGCGGACAAGGACATTGCACCGGGGGACGAGGTGCTCGCGGCCGATGTCGAAATTCAGGACGGCTGGCAGGACGACAAGGAGGCCTCGGCGAGCTGGAACTCCACGATTGTCGTGCTTGATGACGGTGCGGATCTGGCGACTGGTGGCGCAGGCGGGGGAGCCAGCGCCGAGACGACCGACGCCGAACACGCTGGCCTGTCCTCCTTCGGCGACGAAGGGGACGACACTGACGCTGATAGCAGCGGCAACGAGGCGGCCGCTGTCAGCGCCGGCACCGGCGACACGTCACCGGACGGTGGCGCACAGAGTGCCGGCCAGCAGGTTGAGTTCACCGGCACCGTCGTCCAGACTGGCGACCCCGTCGTACTCGACGACGGTGAGCAGACGATGAGCGTCGAAACCGGCGAGCGCGTGCAGTTAGGGCAGGAAATAACTGTCCGTGGGGAACTCCGTGACGACCGGCTTCACGCTGAGGACGTGTTCTGA
- a CDS encoding helix-turn-helix transcriptional regulator, which produces MSPQSSLFDYEPDLSPLTDAEREVYEAVGMGQYGPREYARQTGRSPGTVGNLLRRAREKVEVTSA; this is translated from the coding sequence GTGAGCCCCCAGTCTTCTCTTTTCGACTACGAACCGGACCTGTCGCCGCTGACTGACGCCGAGCGAGAGGTGTACGAGGCTGTGGGCATGGGCCAGTATGGGCCCCGCGAGTACGCCCGCCAGACTGGCCGCTCGCCCGGTACTGTCGGGAATCTGCTCCGTCGAGCCCGCGAGAAAGTGGAGGTGACTTCGGCATGA
- a CDS encoding histone deacetylase family protein — MNFGYREVCLDHDTGPRHPESPDRLRAIRRALKENHGVEYVAADNADLDLVRAVHDTDYIAEFREFCDDGGGNWDADTVAVEETWDAALASAGLAVWAAEAALDGNTGRDTPFSLGRPPGHHAVGDDAMGFCFINNAAVAAQAALEADADRVAIFDWDVHHGNGTQDIFYDRSDVFYASIHEDGLYPGTGDISETGTGDADGTNLNVKYKPGADTADYLAAIDECIAPAIRDYDPDLLLISAGFDAHEHDPISRMRVSTEGYGAMTDRMRSLTDACDAALGIILEGGYGLDTLSDSVTTVHEVFDGYQPMEPDDDVSDDARDVLDDLADQGFGSK; from the coding sequence ATGAACTTCGGCTACCGCGAGGTCTGTCTGGACCACGACACCGGGCCGCGACATCCGGAGAGTCCCGACAGACTTCGAGCGATACGGCGCGCGCTCAAGGAAAATCACGGTGTCGAGTACGTCGCCGCTGACAACGCAGACCTCGACCTCGTCCGTGCGGTCCATGACACCGACTACATCGCGGAGTTCCGCGAGTTCTGCGACGACGGCGGCGGAAACTGGGATGCCGACACCGTCGCGGTTGAGGAGACGTGGGACGCCGCACTCGCGTCAGCCGGCCTCGCTGTCTGGGCAGCAGAAGCCGCGCTTGACGGCAATACCGGCCGTGACACGCCGTTCTCCTTGGGCCGACCACCCGGTCATCACGCAGTTGGCGACGACGCGATGGGGTTCTGTTTCATCAACAATGCGGCCGTCGCGGCACAGGCGGCCCTCGAAGCCGACGCCGACCGCGTCGCCATCTTCGACTGGGACGTTCATCACGGGAACGGCACGCAGGACATTTTCTACGACCGCTCGGACGTGTTCTACGCCTCGATACACGAAGACGGGCTCTACCCCGGTACCGGTGATATCTCGGAGACTGGCACGGGCGACGCCGACGGTACGAATCTCAACGTGAAGTACAAGCCCGGTGCTGATACCGCCGACTACCTCGCCGCAATCGACGAGTGCATCGCGCCGGCGATCAGGGACTACGATCCCGACCTGCTGCTCATCAGCGCCGGCTTCGACGCGCACGAACACGACCCGATTTCACGGATGCGCGTCTCTACGGAGGGGTACGGCGCAATGACTGACCGGATGCGCTCGCTCACAGACGCCTGTGACGCTGCACTGGGAATCATCCTCGAAGGCGGATACGGACTTGACACGCTCTCGGATTCGGTTACAACCGTTCACGAGGTCTTCGACGGCTACCAGCCGATGGAGCCCGACGACGATGTCAGCGACGACGCCCGCGATGTTCTCGATGACCTCGCCGATCAGGGCTTCGGATCGAAGTAG
- the azf gene encoding NAD-dependent glucose-6-phosphate dehydrogenase Azf — protein MDDPVLLTGAGGAVGAAILEGLEDAYEWKLMFHSPPAEEPDHEYLVGDVSSEGDVAAAMDGVGAVIHLAGDPRPEAPWDSVLENNIDGTQKMYEAAVDEGVEKFVFASSNHAVGSFETDERTPEMYRPDDQYRLDGTELPRPGNLYGVSKATGEVLGRYYHDEHGLSVCNIRIGNLTRGHPPIDYERGQAMWLSYRDCAHIHDCALQADYEYEIVYGISDNDRKYYSIERAKDVLGYDPQDNSAHFDGEERVAEPEP, from the coding sequence ATGGACGACCCGGTTCTGCTCACCGGCGCTGGCGGCGCTGTCGGGGCGGCCATCCTCGAAGGACTCGAGGACGCCTACGAGTGGAAACTCATGTTCCACAGCCCACCCGCCGAGGAGCCCGACCACGAGTACCTCGTCGGGGACGTGTCCAGCGAGGGCGACGTGGCCGCGGCGATGGACGGCGTCGGCGCTGTCATCCATCTGGCCGGCGACCCCCGGCCGGAAGCCCCCTGGGACTCCGTCCTCGAAAACAACATCGACGGCACCCAGAAGATGTACGAGGCCGCTGTCGACGAGGGCGTCGAGAAGTTCGTCTTCGCGTCCTCGAACCACGCCGTCGGCTCCTTCGAAACGGACGAGCGCACGCCCGAGATGTATCGCCCGGACGACCAGTACCGCCTTGACGGGACCGAGCTCCCCCGCCCCGGCAACCTCTACGGCGTCTCGAAAGCCACCGGCGAGGTGCTGGGCCGCTACTACCACGACGAGCACGGCCTCTCCGTCTGTAACATCCGTATCGGCAACCTCACGCGGGGCCACCCGCCGATAGACTACGAGCGCGGGCAGGCGATGTGGCTCTCTTACCGGGACTGCGCCCACATCCACGACTGCGCGCTGCAGGCCGACTACGAGTATGAAATCGTCTACGGCATCTCCGACAACGACCGCAAGTACTACTCCATCGAGCGCGCCAAGGACGTGCTTGGGTACGACCCACAGGACAACTCCGCGCACTTTGACGGCGAAGAACGCGTCGCCGAACCGGAACCGTAG
- a CDS encoding DUF6789 family protein — MEDTSSGVEDPPVNDDGLTEAEEFDSLAGILADGVVGAAGGLVGTAMMTVVFLIAQSLGAFNLEDFAILTELVGLTGYVPEVLFGFFIFLGGGMFPWPLLFASLKAYLPGQSDPVSGVFFGAAMWTGFVLAFYTGQSGLMLVLYAVLTLVAHIVYGIGLGAVFNYFSTRPDSIV; from the coding sequence ATGGAAGATACGTCATCCGGCGTCGAGGACCCGCCCGTCAACGACGACGGTCTCACCGAGGCCGAGGAGTTCGATAGTCTCGCCGGGATTCTCGCTGACGGCGTCGTCGGCGCCGCCGGTGGACTGGTCGGGACAGCGATGATGACGGTCGTCTTCCTCATCGCCCAGTCACTGGGCGCGTTCAACCTCGAGGACTTCGCCATCCTCACCGAACTCGTGGGTCTGACTGGCTACGTACCGGAGGTCCTGTTCGGCTTCTTCATCTTCCTCGGCGGCGGGATGTTCCCGTGGCCGCTGCTGTTCGCCTCGTTGAAAGCGTACCTCCCGGGCCAGTCCGACCCCGTCAGCGGCGTGTTTTTCGGCGCGGCCATGTGGACTGGATTCGTACTCGCCTTCTATACCGGTCAGTCCGGACTCATGTTGGTGCTGTACGCAGTGCTGACACTCGTTGCTCACATCGTCTACGGCATTGGCCTCGGCGCAGTGTTCAACTACTTCTCGACGCGCCCGGACTCTATCGTCTGA
- a CDS encoding dihydroneopterin aldolase family protein has translation MEPTAPQEACFEAGVKFGSLYHQFAGTPISPDSADSLAAAMEEAIENQPFCEAVTVSVRMEALESAIAEGGADYTELTGRFIDVEMQIEYEGVTVETSMAMEDGYPLMQVDAVQE, from the coding sequence ATGGAACCCACAGCTCCGCAGGAGGCGTGTTTCGAAGCGGGCGTCAAGTTCGGCTCGCTGTATCACCAGTTCGCAGGGACACCAATCAGCCCGGACAGTGCTGACTCGCTCGCAGCGGCGATGGAGGAGGCCATCGAGAACCAGCCGTTCTGTGAGGCGGTCACCGTCAGCGTCCGCATGGAGGCGCTGGAAAGCGCTATCGCTGAGGGCGGGGCGGACTACACGGAACTTACCGGGCGATTCATCGACGTCGAGATGCAAATCGAATACGAGGGGGTCACGGTCGAGACGAGCATGGCGATGGAGGACGGGTACCCGCTGATGCAGGTCGACGCAGTGCAGGAATGA
- a CDS encoding DUF5790 family protein yields MSQSSLDDDELFGEAANEMRTDVEESLAEARNALPAADSVWDVEADNTLGVLNSLKTALDVGDAEDHLRDAKKWYTMGERADAFEDADDLAEEIETIADLIDDVDDAREQVGDLTATIPQLRSTLEEFEGEDGADAEADGDADAEAEA; encoded by the coding sequence ATGAGTCAGTCAAGTCTGGACGACGACGAACTGTTCGGCGAGGCCGCAAACGAGATGCGAACCGACGTCGAGGAGTCGCTCGCAGAAGCCCGAAACGCACTCCCGGCGGCCGATTCGGTCTGGGACGTGGAAGCCGACAACACGCTCGGTGTGCTGAACTCGCTCAAGACAGCACTCGATGTGGGCGACGCCGAGGACCACCTCCGCGACGCAAAGAAGTGGTACACGATGGGCGAACGCGCGGACGCCTTTGAGGACGCTGATGACCTCGCTGAAGAAATCGAGACCATCGCGGACCTCATCGACGATGTGGACGATGCCCGCGAGCAGGTCGGCGACCTCACAGCGACGATTCCACAGCTTCGCAGCACGCTCGAAGAATTCGAGGGTGAAGACGGGGCGGACGCGGAGGCGGACGGCGACGCCGACGCGGAAGCGGAAGCCTGA
- a CDS encoding DUF309 domain-containing protein — protein MRDHLRAGIAVYNEGRYHAAHDAWEEYWLDLDPGDDERFLHGLIQFTAVVYHASEENWSGAQGLAESAAEYLDGLPDPYHGVALDEVRSFLAATAADPHHAAADPPTLTHDGEAVGYGALDFDATVITAEVLAEAGRYDRAVIADAVARARSELGGNGNSQFVGMLFSFVRERDQRPVVYQRLRDHVELEQQKDDDVRGLFDGSG, from the coding sequence GTGCGCGACCATCTCCGTGCCGGCATCGCAGTGTACAACGAAGGTCGCTACCACGCCGCACATGACGCGTGGGAAGAGTACTGGCTGGACCTCGATCCGGGCGACGATGAACGATTCCTGCACGGCCTCATCCAGTTCACTGCGGTCGTCTACCACGCCAGCGAGGAGAACTGGTCGGGCGCGCAGGGACTGGCCGAGAGCGCGGCGGAGTACCTCGACGGCCTGCCCGACCCGTATCACGGCGTGGCGCTAGACGAGGTCCGGTCGTTCCTCGCGGCAACAGCGGCTGACCCCCACCACGCAGCGGCGGACCCGCCGACGCTGACACATGACGGCGAAGCCGTCGGCTACGGCGCGCTGGATTTCGACGCCACGGTCATCACCGCCGAGGTGCTGGCGGAGGCTGGCCGGTACGACAGGGCGGTCATCGCCGACGCTGTTGCCCGCGCCCGGAGTGAACTTGGAGGCAACGGCAACTCGCAGTTCGTCGGGATGCTGTTCTCGTTCGTGCGCGAGCGCGACCAGCGGCCCGTTGTTTACCAGCGGCTTCGAGACCACGTCGAACTAGAGCAGCAGAAAGACGACGACGTCCGTGGGCTGTTCGACGGCTCGGGATAG
- the cca gene encoding CCA tRNA nucleotidyltransferase yields MSDEFDAVVGKVRARASPTDDERAQLQRVADAVMADAEAAIADLPVEAEVVQVGSTARGTWTAGDRDVDVFVCFPPSIDREALEEYGLAVGHDVLPDGREEYAEHPYVVGEREGYAVDLVPCYAVENATEIQSAVDRTPFHTRYLQERLDDNSAAEVRVAKQFLKGIGVYGSDLRTRGFSGYLTELLVLEFGGFRAFLEAVADWHPPVRLDPDDHGSETFDDPLVVIDPTDPERNVAAVLSETNVATLQHYARDLLAEPRVSLFTEDDPCPFEAADVEAAVSQRGTTPVALRFAAPDVVDDQLWPQLRKSLDGLCSELDRRGFEVLRSAAFVEDDSGKPETLDTESRGRDVVLLLEFAVAEQPAVERHEGPPVHVREHASGFFQKYDDNSEVAGPFIDGDRYVVERQRAFTTATGFLSSAAVYDVGLGQRIESALENGYEVLVGTDIAALADGFGVDLASYFDPKP; encoded by the coding sequence ATGAGCGATGAGTTCGACGCCGTCGTCGGGAAGGTGCGAGCACGGGCCTCGCCGACCGACGACGAACGAGCGCAGTTACAGCGGGTCGCCGACGCGGTGATGGCTGACGCCGAAGCAGCTATCGCTGACCTTCCAGTCGAGGCGGAAGTGGTGCAGGTCGGCTCGACGGCGCGAGGGACGTGGACCGCCGGTGACCGAGACGTGGACGTGTTCGTCTGTTTTCCGCCGTCTATCGACCGCGAAGCGCTGGAGGAGTACGGACTGGCTGTCGGGCACGATGTCCTGCCCGATGGGCGTGAGGAGTACGCCGAACACCCCTACGTCGTCGGCGAGCGCGAGGGGTACGCCGTGGATCTGGTGCCCTGTTATGCGGTCGAGAACGCCACAGAAATCCAGTCCGCGGTGGACCGGACGCCGTTTCACACCAGATACTTGCAGGAGCGACTGGACGACAACAGCGCGGCAGAGGTGCGGGTGGCAAAGCAGTTCCTGAAGGGGATCGGCGTCTACGGGAGCGACCTCCGGACACGCGGGTTCTCAGGCTATCTAACGGAATTACTGGTGCTTGAGTTCGGTGGCTTCCGAGCGTTCCTCGAAGCGGTCGCGGACTGGCACCCGCCAGTTCGACTGGACCCGGACGACCACGGGAGCGAGACGTTCGACGACCCGCTGGTCGTCATCGACCCGACGGACCCGGAGCGCAACGTCGCGGCAGTGTTGTCCGAAACGAACGTCGCCACACTCCAGCACTACGCCCGGGACCTCCTCGCCGAGCCGCGGGTGTCGCTGTTCACCGAAGACGACCCGTGCCCGTTCGAAGCAGCGGACGTTGAAGCCGCGGTATCACAGCGGGGCACCACGCCGGTCGCGCTTCGCTTCGCGGCCCCGGATGTCGTCGATGACCAGCTCTGGCCACAGCTCCGGAAGTCCCTCGACGGGCTCTGCAGCGAACTCGACCGACGCGGGTTTGAAGTCCTGCGGTCGGCCGCATTCGTTGAGGACGACAGCGGTAAGCCGGAAACGCTGGACACCGAAAGCCGGGGACGAGACGTCGTCCTGCTGCTTGAGTTCGCTGTCGCCGAGCAGCCGGCTGTTGAGCGTCACGAGGGGCCACCAGTGCACGTCCGCGAGCACGCGAGCGGGTTCTTCCAGAAGTACGACGACAACTCCGAGGTGGCCGGCCCCTTCATCGACGGCGACCGATACGTTGTCGAACGGCAGCGAGCGTTTACCACAGCGACTGGGTTCCTGTCGAGTGCTGCCGTCTACGACGTTGGGCTGGGACAGCGGATCGAGTCGGCGCTGGAGAACGGGTACGAGGTACTGGTCGGTACAGATATCGCAGCGCTTGCCGACGGCTTCGGTGTCGATCTGGCGAGCTACTTCGATCCGAAGCCCTGA
- a CDS encoding DUF7544 domain-containing protein, with amino-acid sequence MALHAVDDIDDAIDATKSFLFPFEKWTWLRMAFVVFFIGGGGVGLNNVQSFSNFGDFGGNGGPGGPSGPGSDFQLTAPLETVLSLPGDFALQVSEPGVPSGVPDELLAGAGLLVFAVIGLFILLALAYGVLSNFMEFVLTQALIDREIHVRRYFSEHVGNGIRLFLFRLVLGIIWLGIALVIGAAGFFLVLGGEAANVGASSVLALSGLFIAVFAVLAISYGIVFGFTTVFVVPLMTADNGGVLSGWSRLWGSIKRHPKQYLAYLFFSIVLQIGVGIVSAILGIIALIVVGIPVGLGAFALYLVVQGTVGIAVAGVIGLLGGLVFIVLSALIQVPLTTFLRYYAMLVLGDIDADMDPIPEVRSDIRAE; translated from the coding sequence ATGGCCCTCCACGCAGTCGACGATATCGACGACGCAATTGACGCGACGAAGTCGTTTCTGTTCCCGTTCGAGAAATGGACGTGGCTGCGGATGGCGTTCGTCGTGTTCTTCATCGGTGGCGGCGGTGTCGGACTGAACAACGTCCAGTCGTTCAGCAACTTCGGTGATTTCGGCGGGAACGGCGGCCCGGGCGGCCCCAGCGGTCCGGGAAGCGACTTTCAGCTGACCGCGCCACTCGAAACTGTGCTGTCCCTGCCGGGGGACTTCGCTCTGCAAGTCTCCGAACCCGGTGTCCCGTCCGGTGTGCCGGACGAACTACTCGCCGGGGCTGGGCTCCTCGTGTTCGCCGTTATCGGCCTGTTCATTCTGCTAGCACTCGCGTATGGTGTCCTGAGTAACTTCATGGAGTTCGTGTTGACCCAGGCGCTCATCGACCGCGAGATACACGTCCGCCGATATTTCAGCGAGCACGTCGGGAACGGCATACGGCTGTTCCTGTTTCGACTTGTCCTCGGGATTATCTGGCTCGGCATCGCACTCGTAATCGGCGCAGCCGGGTTCTTCCTCGTGCTCGGTGGCGAGGCCGCAAACGTCGGGGCATCGAGCGTCCTCGCGCTATCGGGACTGTTCATCGCTGTGTTCGCGGTGCTCGCGATAAGCTACGGCATCGTCTTTGGCTTCACCACGGTGTTTGTCGTCCCGCTGATGACGGCAGACAACGGCGGCGTTCTCTCGGGTTGGTCGCGACTCTGGGGTTCAATCAAACGCCACCCCAAGCAGTACCTCGCTTACCTGTTTTTCTCTATCGTCCTTCAGATTGGTGTCGGTATCGTCAGCGCGATTCTCGGCATCATCGCACTCATCGTCGTTGGGATTCCGGTCGGACTCGGCGCGTTCGCACTCTATCTTGTCGTTCAGGGGACTGTCGGAATCGCTGTAGCCGGCGTTATTGGCCTGCTAGGCGGACTGGTTTTCATCGTCCTCAGTGCACTCATTCAGGTCCCGCTGACGACGTTCCTGCGATACTACGCGATGCTCGTGCTGGGTGACATCGACGCCGACATGGACCCGATTCCAGAGGTGCGCTCGGACATCCGGGCCGAGTAA